TTATGTGAAAACTCACGATTCAATAGATTTTTAACTGGCGCTTCATTACAAGAAGTCCCATGATGCTTATAGTAGGCCATCGTATAAGTAGACTTCAACCCACGATTCTTCATGATTCTGCCGATTTTACGCCGACTAACACGAATCCCTTGATTTTCTAGGCTCTTTTTTATTTTACGCGTACCATATAAAAGGTTTCGGTTACCGCCTCTTCAATTTCAGCTTCACTTTATTTTTTCTTTGGTTGATAGTAATATGTTTGGCGAGAAATCCCTAGACATTGACACATCGCTGATATAGAGTATTTGTGCTTGTTGGCATCAATTACTTGTCGTTTCGTCCGAATATCAGCGCCGCTTGCTTTAAAATATCATTCTCCATTTCTAACTGTTGATTTCTTTTTCGTAAAGCAGCTAATTCTTTTTGTTCAGGGGTTAGGTTGTCTTTTTCTTTGAATGATCCTGTTGTATTGGCTTGTTTGACCCATTTATCAAAAGCTGAGGGGGTTAATTCATATTCCCGAACGATTTCTGCTCGCGGTTTCCCAGCATTGTACAAGTCTACCATTTGTTGTTTAAATTCTTTTGAATAGGTTCTTCTTTGACGTTTTGACATAATTTTTCCTCCAGGTGTTTTCTCTTATTGTACACACCTTATTTTTTCTGTCTAATCCAGTGTAACCTATCCATTAATCAGTGATGTGACAATAGAACAAATTAAACTAAGAGCAATAAAATTCTAAAAATTAAGAAAGCATAACTAGAACACGATAAAAAATGACTGAGACTTAACTCAGTCATTTTTCTATGCAATCAATATAGTTTTGTGGAAGTTAAAAGCCAAAAATCACTTTCAACTCCCAATTTTAGCCTAAAAACGGAAGTTGCAAACGAAAAACAGCTTTCAACCTCCACCTTAGCCAGCCCACACCCCTGAAACCTCCTTTGCAAGCCAAAAACCATTTTCAAAAGCGGAAAACCTCACTAAACCCTCTCTTGCAAACCAAAATCCATTTGCAACAACCGAAAACACCCCTAAACCCTCCTTTGCAAACGAAAAAGAGCTTTCAACAACCAAAACTAACCTAGCAACCAACACTCCAATATCACTAGCAAGAAAAAACAGGTAAAAATAATCTCTCACCATGATTATATACGAGCCTGGGCAGATGAGGAGATTGAGAAAGGCCTTCCCATTGCCAATATCAATACAAACTGTCCGCTTTTAACGTTAATGGATTTTCCAGAATATGAAGACCTTTGCTTAGAACGTGTAGAAATGATTATGGAAAACTTTGACCGAACAAAGGAAGATGGCTTACAGCACAACACAACTGGAGCCACGAAAGACACCATCACGCCATATCCTGAGCTGATATGGGCGGATACCATTTTTATGACCGTTCTCTTTCTTGGCAAGATGGGTATCACGTACAACAAACAGGAATGGATTGAGGAAGCAATTTATCAAGTGTTGCTGCACGTCAAGTATTTGCTTGACCGAGAAACGGGACTGTTTTATCATGCCTGGGATTTTGATAAGAGTTCCAATTTTGGAGCCAACTTTTGGTGTCGCGGAAACAGCTGGTTAACGATGGGGTTACCGCTCTTTATTGAGATGATGAATGACAACTTGCCTCATCATACAAAAAAACACTTAGTTCATATCTATCAAAACCAAGTGGATGAACTATTAAAAATCAGAGATCCAGAAGAGTTGTTATGGCATACCGTTTTAGATGACCCAAGCTCTTACATAGAAGCATCAGGTTCAGCCGGTATATTGACTGGTATTTATATGGGGCTACGAGCAGGATTATTAAACGGAGATCATTATCGTCAAAGTTGCGACGATAGCATGGTTCAACTCATCAATTATATTAACGAACAAGGAACCGTTGAAGGGGTTTCTGCAGGAACAATTATCGGTCACAACAAGGAACACTATAAAAACATCATCATCAAACCTATGGCTTATGGCCAGGCAATGATGCTATGTGCATTAGTGCAATACTTGAACAGCCGTCATCTGTAGAAATAGGAACAAAATAATGACTATATTGATTGCACTTATCCCCATGATTGGGTGGGGACTCATGCCTGTAGTGGCTCGTAAAAATCAAAGTAACACTTATGAAACCATGTTAGGAACGACTTTCATTGTCCTCTTTATGACGACACTGTTATTTCTATGGAATGGTTATAGTTATAGTTTCTCAGTATTTAGTCTGTGTATGTTATCGGGTGTTTTTTGGGGCTTCGGACAACTTTTTCAGTTTGAAGCTCTAAATTATATGGCTGTTTCAGAGGCCATGCCTATCTCCAATGGCAGTCAGTTGCTGTTTACAACAATCACCTCAGGCTTACTCTTAAACGAGTGGCTAACAGTGACTCAAGCAATTCAATCCCTTTTATGTTTGGCGATCATTGTGGGTGGGATCTATCAGATTAACAAAGGAAATATGGAAAAAAAGACCGATTCGGTTATTAAAGCAACGCTTATGATTTTAGTTTCTTCCTTATCTTTAACACTCTATGTTTCGATTACCAATTACTTTGAAATTTCAGGGAGTTTAGTCTTCTTTCCACAAGCCTTAGGAATGACTGTGACGTCTGCTGTCATCGCTTTTAGTCAAAAAAAGGCGACCATACGAGCCCCATATGTTGTTAAGAATTGGCTGACAGGCATTTTATGGTTGATGGCTAATATCTCGATTTTCTATTCCATTCAGCTGATTGGTTTGGGATTGGCTTATTCTATTTCCCAACTTGCAGTCATTGTGTCCGTTGTGGGCGGGATTTTTATTTTAGGAGAGAAAAAAGACGGAGCGGAAGCTAGAAACCTTAAAATTGGCTCAATGCTGATGATTATTGGCATTATAGCCCTAGGATTGAATAAATAATCAACTGGTAGGTGGGGAAATTGGATTTAGATTATATTCAGATGTTACTCGAATTCTTAAAACAAAAAAAGTTTCAGCCCATAAAGAGACTAGAGCATTATCAAGTCGAAAAAGTTGGATACTATGATTGGCACCGAGCAATCGAAGGGCAAGATACCGATTTACGCCACGGAATAGGCGGAATAGATACTCATTATCAAGTTGGTTTTACAATAGATACTGATGGACTCTATCAAGTAGGAAGACCGCTGTGTTTGACGGTTACGACTGCGGATGAAGATATGTGGGATACGAGTAACCCGCAATTTATTGTAAGCGTTAATGGACATGTTATCCGTGCGCTTGATATGAATCATAACTATGTCTTACTTCCAGAAGAAACACAGCACATGGAGGTATCATTAAATGTTTATACCAATACGCCAAAAGAGGATGTTTTCATAGAAGCTGACTTAAGTTACCGCAATGACGCCATTTATCATCTGTACTATCAAGTCAAGGCCTTGCTCGAGGCAACGTTGGTGTCTGAGAGAGAGCGTCAATTTTCTTTTAAAGTTCAAGGAATCCTGAACCGTGTGATTGAAACGGTTGATTTGACTACTCAAGACTTAGACATCTTAACTCAGCAAGCCCAAACGGCATTGGATTTACTCGAAGAGTGGTATCAAACATTGGATCAAGATGAGGATGCGGTTATTGAGTACGTCGTCGGTCATACTCATATTGATATCAGTTGGTTTTGGACGTTGAAACAGACTCGAGAAAAAGTCGTCCGCAGCTTCTCCAACGCTGTTTATCTCATGGATCGCTATCCAGAGATGACATTTATGTCGTCTTCACCACTGCTCTACCGAATGTTAGAAGAGGAAGAGCCGGGATTATTTGAACGCGTTAGAGCATTTGTTCAAGACGGACGCTGGGAGACAGAAGGCAGTATGTTCGTTGAAAGTGATAGTAATTTACCAAATGGAGAGTCCTTAATCCGTCAGATTATGTTCGGAAAAAAATATTTCAAGCAGACCTTTAATAAAGATAATAATGTACTATGGTTACCCGATTGCTTTGGCTTCTCAGCCTCATTGCCTCAAATTATGAAGAAGAGCGGAATAGACTATTTCTTTACGTCTAAGATGGAATGGAACGACAGTAATCGCATCCCTAATGATACGTTTTATTGGAAAGGGATTGATGGTTCCGAAGTGTTAGCGCACCTTTTAACCACTTCAGACTATTCAGAAGATTCCTCAGTAGGAACCACCTATAACGGACGTTTGAATGCCTCTCAAACAAAAGGGACATGGACACGCTATAAAAATAAAAAACTCACCAATAAAGTCATTCAATTGTATGGATTCGGAGACGGTGGTGGTGGGCCGACAGAAGAAATGCTCGAGTACTCAGAAGTTTTTAAGCATGGCGTACCGAACATGCCGATTGTTCAGCATTCAACACCGTTAGAATTTTTTAAAGACATAGCTCATGACCTAGAAGACAAACACGTACCGAGATGGTCTGGTGAATTGTATCTCGAAACACATCGCGGCGTTCTGACCACTGATGGCCGTTTGAAAAAGCTGAATCGAGAAACAGCAACACTCTCACAATGGTCGAATGACAGTCATACCTTAGAAAATGATCACTATATCGTGTCATTTAACACTAAAGGCGAACTTAGTCGCTTATATGCCAAGACGTTACAGCGTGATATGGTGGCAGAAGGAGCGACTATGAATCAAATGGTACTCTATCCAGACTTGCCGAAAGAGTTTGATGCCTGGAATATTGATGCTCATTCACTGAACCACCCTAAAGTAGTTGAAACAGCCGCTCACATTAAACTCGTCAAGAACACACCGTTTAGAACAGTGGTTGAAGTCATCCGTGACATTAATCAGTCACAAATGACCCAGCGAATTATTTTTTATAAACATAGCACGCGAATTGATTTTGAAACCGAAGTCGATTGGCATGAAAAGCACCTGTTACTAAAAGCTAAATTTCCAACCCCGATCCATGTCGGTAAAGCAACCTATGACATTCAATTTGGAAATTACGAAAGACCAACCCATTTGAATACATCATGGGATCAGGCGCGCTTTGAAGTTTGTGCACAAAAGTGGGCTGATTTATCCGAACAATCATTTGGTTTGAGTCTTCTAAACAATGGCAAATATGGGCATGCTATCCAAGAAGAGACACTCTATCTCTCTTTATTGAGAGGAAGCCAGTATCCAGCGCCTGACGTGGATAAAGGTCGGCACCCATTTACCTATTCGTTATATCCCCATCAAGGGACGTTTCGAGAAAGTGATGTTTACAAAGAAGCCTATGATCTCAACTATCCAGCTATAATCCAAGCAGTTGCTGATAAGGAAAATGTAGAAGAAAGCTTGGTAACGATCGATTCAGACAACATTATCTGTGAAACGGTTAAGCGAGCAGAAACTCAACCCGAATCAATTGTGTTCCGATTCTATGAATCTGAAGGGAAAAGTACAGCGGCTAGCATTGAGTTGAAAATAGCCTATAAAAGCTGGCAGGATACAAATTTATTGGAAGAAGTCCTATCGGATATACAGTTGAATCCAATTCATTTGTCATTCAAACCGTATGAAATTAAGACAATTCTAGTCGCTTTATAGAGAGGAGAATCATATGAGTGAGTTCGTACATCAAGAAGACCATTTTTATCCTATTTCAGATTATTCCGAACGCGCTATCGCTGTATATAATGATGATTTGATGGCGGTCAAAGTTCGTTTTAACCAGCTAACGGATGATCGTAATATGCACCAGCATATGCATCAACAATTAACCTATGTTGTAAGAGGGTCTTTTAGATTTTATAAAGACGATGAAGAGATTGTGGTGAAAGTGGGGGACAGCTTATTATTTGAACCTCATGTACGGCATGGATGTATACCACTAGAAGTAAATTCAGAATTATTCGATATCTTTACACCTATGAGAGATGAGTTTTTGGATGTTACGAAATCTAATTGATCTAGCAAAAATAACGTTCTATTTGCATCAAATGCAGATGGAACGTTATTTTTTTATTTTCTGATGATGTTTTTG
This genomic interval from Jeotgalibaca arthritidis contains the following:
- a CDS encoding glycoside hydrolase family 88/105 protein translates to MNTNCPLLTLMDFPEYEDLCLERVEMIMENFDRTKEDGLQHNTTGATKDTITPYPELIWADTIFMTVLFLGKMGITYNKQEWIEEAIYQVLLHVKYLLDRETGLFYHAWDFDKSSNFGANFWCRGNSWLTMGLPLFIEMMNDNLPHHTKKHLVHIYQNQVDELLKIRDPEELLWHTVLDDPSSYIEASGSAGILTGIYMGLRAGLLNGDHYRQSCDDSMVQLINYINEQGTVEGVSAGTIIGHNKEHYKNIIIKPMAYGQAMMLCALVQYLNSRHL
- a CDS encoding alpha-mannosidase — translated: MDLDYIQMLLEFLKQKKFQPIKRLEHYQVEKVGYYDWHRAIEGQDTDLRHGIGGIDTHYQVGFTIDTDGLYQVGRPLCLTVTTADEDMWDTSNPQFIVSVNGHVIRALDMNHNYVLLPEETQHMEVSLNVYTNTPKEDVFIEADLSYRNDAIYHLYYQVKALLEATLVSERERQFSFKVQGILNRVIETVDLTTQDLDILTQQAQTALDLLEEWYQTLDQDEDAVIEYVVGHTHIDISWFWTLKQTREKVVRSFSNAVYLMDRYPEMTFMSSSPLLYRMLEEEEPGLFERVRAFVQDGRWETEGSMFVESDSNLPNGESLIRQIMFGKKYFKQTFNKDNNVLWLPDCFGFSASLPQIMKKSGIDYFFTSKMEWNDSNRIPNDTFYWKGIDGSEVLAHLLTTSDYSEDSSVGTTYNGRLNASQTKGTWTRYKNKKLTNKVIQLYGFGDGGGGPTEEMLEYSEVFKHGVPNMPIVQHSTPLEFFKDIAHDLEDKHVPRWSGELYLETHRGVLTTDGRLKKLNRETATLSQWSNDSHTLENDHYIVSFNTKGELSRLYAKTLQRDMVAEGATMNQMVLYPDLPKEFDAWNIDAHSLNHPKVVETAAHIKLVKNTPFRTVVEVIRDINQSQMTQRIIFYKHSTRIDFETEVDWHEKHLLLKAKFPTPIHVGKATYDIQFGNYERPTHLNTSWDQARFEVCAQKWADLSEQSFGLSLLNNGKYGHAIQEETLYLSLLRGSQYPAPDVDKGRHPFTYSLYPHQGTFRESDVYKEAYDLNYPAIIQAVADKENVEESLVTIDSDNIICETVKRAETQPESIVFRFYESEGKSTAASIELKIAYKSWQDTNLLEEVLSDIQLNPIHLSFKPYEIKTILVAL
- a CDS encoding cupin domain-containing protein, whose amino-acid sequence is MSEFVHQEDHFYPISDYSERAIAVYNDDLMAVKVRFNQLTDDRNMHQHMHQQLTYVVRGSFRFYKDDEEIVVKVGDSLLFEPHVRHGCIPLEVNSELFDIFTPMRDEFLDVTKSN
- a CDS encoding GRP family sugar transporter; translated protein: MTILIALIPMIGWGLMPVVARKNQSNTYETMLGTTFIVLFMTTLLFLWNGYSYSFSVFSLCMLSGVFWGFGQLFQFEALNYMAVSEAMPISNGSQLLFTTITSGLLLNEWLTVTQAIQSLLCLAIIVGGIYQINKGNMEKKTDSVIKATLMILVSSLSLTLYVSITNYFEISGSLVFFPQALGMTVTSAVIAFSQKKATIRAPYVVKNWLTGILWLMANISIFYSIQLIGLGLAYSISQLAVIVSVVGGIFILGEKKDGAEARNLKIGSMLMIIGIIALGLNK